From Desulfosalsimonas propionicica, the proteins below share one genomic window:
- a CDS encoding CvpA family protein, whose translation MNPFDMVIVVILSYSIIRGAFRGVIREVAAIVGVVGGFYAAFMHHDLLAPLLSGWIENLHYIYIASFLILFCVFFLAATLAGFLLRTLLKLMLLGVIDRVLGAVFGALKAVVLVSLLFFLLITFLPAGGRQMVHESVMAPRINAVAGGVARVIPRDVRQSVAQRMQDLKTEWEKNQ comes from the coding sequence ATGAATCCGTTTGACATGGTCATTGTTGTCATTCTCAGTTACAGCATTATCCGGGGCGCTTTCCGGGGTGTGATCCGGGAGGTGGCGGCCATTGTGGGCGTGGTCGGGGGCTTCTATGCGGCCTTTATGCATCATGATCTCCTGGCCCCGCTGCTTTCCGGGTGGATTGAGAATCTGCACTACATCTATATCGCCTCTTTTCTGATTCTGTTTTGCGTGTTTTTTCTGGCCGCCACCCTGGCGGGATTTTTGCTTCGTACGCTTCTTAAGCTGATGTTGCTGGGCGTTATTGACCGGGTGCTGGGGGCGGTATTCGGGGCGTTAAAGGCCGTGGTCCTGGTTTCCCTGCTGTTTTTTCTCCTGATTACCTTTCTGCCCGCCGGCGGCCGGCAAATGGTGCATGAATCGGTTATGGCCCCGCGCATTAACGCTGTTGCAGGGGGTGTGGCCCGGGTGATTCCCCGGGATGTCCGCCAGTCCGTGGCCCAAAGAATGCAGGATCTGAAAACCGAGTGGGAGAAAAAC
- a CDS encoding PhoH family protein — MMNYQEKTRTELTFPDPALARSLFGTHNANLQRIAESSGAKIHARGNGVLVEGDSVSAELACEILNQLYGLLKEGYPVYPNDVDYAANVLCRDCSVKLKEIFLDTVYITSGRRTITPKSPVQKQYIDAVRNHDIVFGIGPAGTGKTYLAMAMAVAALARKKVSRIILTRPAVEAGEALGFLPGDLAEKVNPYLRPLYDALHDMMPFEKAGGLIEQGVIEVAPLAFMRGRTLNDAFIILDEAQNSTSEQMKMFLTRIGFNSKAVITGDITQSDLPKNRASGLVEAKKLLAEIAGIEFVFFSKRDVVRHKLVQKIIDAYERNDNQTADTQRQ, encoded by the coding sequence ATGATGAATTACCAGGAAAAAACCCGAACAGAATTAACCTTTCCAGACCCGGCCCTGGCCCGGAGCCTGTTTGGCACCCATAACGCCAATCTGCAACGAATCGCCGAATCCTCCGGGGCAAAGATTCACGCCAGGGGAAACGGGGTGCTCGTGGAAGGCGACTCTGTTTCAGCCGAGCTGGCCTGCGAGATTTTAAACCAGCTCTATGGCCTGCTAAAGGAGGGATACCCGGTCTATCCCAATGATGTGGATTACGCAGCCAATGTGCTGTGCCGGGACTGCAGCGTGAAATTAAAAGAAATCTTTCTGGATACGGTGTATATTACTTCCGGCCGGCGCACCATCACCCCCAAGAGCCCGGTTCAGAAACAATACATTGATGCGGTGCGCAACCACGACATCGTCTTTGGCATCGGCCCGGCAGGAACCGGGAAAACCTATCTGGCCATGGCCATGGCCGTGGCCGCCCTGGCCAGAAAAAAGGTCAGCCGGATCATCCTCACCCGACCGGCAGTGGAAGCCGGCGAGGCCCTGGGATTTCTGCCCGGGGACCTGGCGGAAAAGGTCAATCCCTATTTGCGGCCCTTATATGACGCACTGCATGACATGATGCCCTTTGAAAAAGCCGGGGGGCTTATCGAACAGGGGGTCATCGAGGTGGCTCCCCTGGCCTTTATGCGGGGCCGGACCTTAAATGACGCCTTTATCATCTTAGATGAAGCCCAAAATTCCACCTCCGAGCAGATGAAGATGTTTCTTACCCGCATCGGGTTTAACTCCAAGGCCGTTATCACCGGAGACATCACCCAGAGCGACCTGCCCAAGAACCGGGCCTCCGGGCTTGTAGAGGCCAAAAAGTTGCTGGCGGAGATCGCCGGCATTGAATTTGTGTTTTTTTCCAAGCGAGACGTGGTGCGCCACAAGCTGGTGCAGAAAATCATTGACGCCTACGAGCGCAATGACAACCAGACCGCTGATACCCAAAGGCAATAA